The genomic DNA TTCGCGTAAGTCAATTGCACAGTTTAAGCTTCGCGAAGGAATGCGAATTGGTGGTGCAGTGACTCTTCGCAAACAGAGGATGTACGAATTCCTGGACCGTTTGATCACTTTGGTTTTACCACGTGTTCGAGATTTCCGTGGTGTTAATCCGAATGCGTTTGATGGTCGAGGCAATTACAGCCTGGGGTTGAGCGAGCAAGTCGTTTTCCCTGAAGTGAATGCAGACAAGGTCAAGAATATTCAGGGTATGAATATTGCGATTGTTACGTCTGCTGAGAATGATGACGAAGCACGTCTCTTGCTGAAAGAGTTTGGTATGCCGTTCAAAGACCCGAGTAAGAAGCGTTAGGATAAGACATGGCTAGCAAATCAAAAATCGCGAAAGCAAGCAGGACTCCTAAGTTCAGTTCACGTATTGAACGTCGCTGTGCATTGTGTGGCAGACCTCGAGCGGTATATCGTAAGTTCAAAGTTTGTCGTATCTGCTTCCGTGACTTGTGCTTGGATGGTGTTGTCCCCGGGATGAAAAAAGCAAGCTGGTAATACTTGCTTGTAATGTGAAGTCAGTACGATTAACAGAATTATCAATACAATGAAGACAGACGAGATCCGAGGGTTCCCGAATAATGATGACTGATCCGATTGCTGATATGTTGACACGTATTCGCAATGCAATACAAATCGAACGACCTTTTGTTGACATTCCATTGTCAAAAGTCAAGATTGGAATCGCTGAGGTACTTCAGCGTGAAGGTTATATTTGGGATTTCGAAGTCGTTGAGCAAGAACCACAATCGATTCTCCGAGTCAATCTAAAGTACAGTCCGACAGGTGAACGAGTGATTCAAAAGATCTCTCGTGTAAGTAAACCTGGTCGTCGTGTCTATGTCGACTATCGCAATCTCCCAGAGGTTCTTGATGGAATGGGCATCTGTGTGATGTCAACCAATCAGGGCGTCTTGAGCAATCGCGAAGCGAAAAAAAATCATGTTGGTGGTGAAGTGATTTGTGAAGTTTGGTAGTCGCCAACACTTTCTGAGAACAACTACTTAGGACATTTATGTCCTAAAATGCAGGTAAGAGTCATGTCGAGAATTGGAAAAAAACCGATTCCAGTCGCCGTTGGGACCGAAGTCACCATCTCTGATGGAGTGATTCAAGTAAAAGGTAAAAACGGTGAGTTGTCTTTCGAACATCATCCAAATATAGAAGTTGTTTGGAATGACAGTGATCGAGTCGTTCAGGTTAGCCGGCCTAATGATCAACCTCAAAACCGTGCACTGCATGGTCTGACTAGAGCTCTGATTGCAAATATGGTCGAAGGGGTTAATGAGCCCTTCGTGAGAAAACTTGAGATCCAAGGTGTCGGCTATCAGGCAACTCTGAATGGCAAAGAGCTTGCTCTTCAAGTAGGCTTTGCGAATACCGTACGATTGCCAGTTCCAGAAAATGTTTCTTGTGAACTTCCCAACTCTACATCCATCGTTGTGAAGAGCACAGACAAACAAGCTGTTGGTCAATTTGCAGCGAATATTCGTCGTGTCCGTCCACCTGAGCCTTATAAAGGTAAAGGGATTCGTTACGAGGGAGAACAAGTTCGTCGCAAGTCTGGTAAGGCTTTCGGTAGTTAATCGAATCATCCAGTCATACCATCATTGCTTTTAATTGTTCCAACAGAAATCAAAAGTTCGGAAGTGAGTCATGAAAGTTGGAAAGCGAATTGCTGTTCAGCGTGTTAGACGTCAAAATCATGTCCGTAATCGCGTACGTGCAACAGGTCGTCTTCGCTTGACTGTGTGTCGCAGTAATCGCAACATCTCCGCTCAGATCATCGATGATGAAACTGGTCGGACTCTAGTTTCAGCGAGTACGTTGGAAAAAGAGCTTGGTGGTGCAGGTAAAGCACACGGTAATGTTGAGTCGGCTAAAAAAGTCGGAAAAGCTCTCGGTGAACGTGCAGTAAAAGCTGGAATTACAGCTGTTGCTTTTGATCGAGGGTCTTATAAGTTTCATGGACGTGTTGCTGCGATCGCAGAAGCCATCCGTGAATCTGGTGTGAACGTTTAATTAATAACTTTGAATTCAGATTCAGCTTTAATCAAAGAGAATTTCGACAAGTCTATCGTCTAGCATTGTTTAGTGCTTTTCAGATCTTTGTTGAATGAATGTTGGGAGTGGCCGTCGTGGCACATCAAGACAGCGGACAAGGTACTAAAAATCCTGAACGAGTTGTTCAGATTCGACGATGTGCGTGTGTGGTTAAAGGTGGACGACGTTTCAGCTTTGCCTCCCTCGTTGTAGTTGGAGATGAAAACGGTCGTGTAGGCTATGGGTATGGTAAAGGAACAGAAGTTCCTGTTGCTGTCGAAAAGGCTACAAAACAGGCCAATCGTTCAATGCATCCTGTTTCACTGGATGGCACAACGATCCCTCATCAGGTTGAAGGTCGGTTTGGCGCATCGAAAGTTCTGTTGATGCCAGCTGCTCCTGGTACAGGAATCATTGCTGGAGAGACAGTTCGTGCTGTTGTTGAACTGGTCGGTGTCAAAGATATTTTGACCAAATGCAGAGGATCTGCAAACCCTGTCAATCTTGTTAAAGCAACATTCGACGCACTCTTGAAGCTGCGAACGAAAGATGATGTTGCTCGACTTCGTGGCGTTGAGATTTAAGTTCGATGTGACTTCCGTAACTGGAATGTTCAATCAGACAAAATCTTCCGTCCACTATTTCTTATTTCTTCTAAATCACTTATCGTAGATCTTTATATCTATGATTTGAAAATCTGAGTCGACTGTTTCGAGCATCTGTTTGAAGAGTGTCCTCGAAATTATTGGAATTACAGCCATGATGATCAACGACGTCCACCAGGGCATCACAAAGAATAAAAACCGCAAACGTGTTGGTCGCGGTGTTGGGTCTGGGCATGGAAAGACTTGTGGTCGAGGTCACAAGGGTGCAGGAAGTCGGCGTGGTCATTCAAAGCGACTCGGATTTGCTGGTGGTCAGATGCCACTTTTCCGTTTAGTTGCTAAACGTGGCTTCAATAACAACGCTTTTTCCAAAAAGGTTATCGCCGTTAACATCGGAACACTTCAAAAGCATTTTGAAGATGGTTCTGAGGTGAATCCGGAAACTTTAAAGCGAATTGGTTTGGCAAAAGGAACTTACGATTTCATCAAGATTCTTGGTGATGGTGAGTTGTCCTCCAAGCTCGTTATCAAAGCACATCGATTTTCAAAGTCCGCTTTAGAAAAGATCGAAGCATCTGGTGGCACTGCCGAGATTCTTGTTTAGGATCCATTCGTGCAGCTGTCGAAATCTGCTGATTCAGAACGTTTGGTATCAATATTCTTGATAGAAATGCGAACCGTAAAGAGGAATTCTATTAAATCGCACTGAGAAATCCGCGATCAGAGCTCTTTGGACTTGCATTATCAGGGGGAGATTCGTTACCTCCTACGTCATCAATGATAAATATTTCAAAATTGACATTCCAAACTTCATGAGCTTCATCACAGCCGAATTCTTTTCTTTGTGATGCACGTGAAATCAGGACGGTTTACGATAAGGAAGTTGTTACATGCTGTCTCGCCTGAAAACCGTTTTCACGATCCCTGAGTTGCGTCAGAAGGTGATGATCACTTTGATCCTTCTCGGTGTGTATCGGATGGGATTCTCGATTCCGTTGCCATTCATCGATCAGGCAGCTTTTGCTGAAAACTTCAAGAATATGGCTGGCCAACAGGGAATGGGTCAGGTTCTTCAAGCCGTTGCATTGTTATCCGCTTCAAAGCTGGGGAATGCAACTATCTTTGGCCTGGGGATTATGCCCTATATTTCTGCTTCGATTATCTTTCAGCTGCTGGGGCAAGTCTATCCTCCGCTAGAAGCCTTGCAAAAAGAAGGTGAGACGGGCCGCAAGAAAATCAATGAATATACTCGGTATGCGACCGTTGTGATTTGTTTAGGGCAGAGTTTCTTCTGGATCAGGATGCTAAGTAGCGGAGGAATGGGCCAGGGAATGGTGCTCGAGGATTACAGTGGGTTCTTTTATGTCATGGTGGCAACAATCACTATGACGACTGGGACCTTACTGTTGATGTGGATCGGTGAGCAGATTGACGAGTATGGTATTGGTAACGGAATCAGCTTATTGATTATGGCAGGAATTTTGGCTCAGATGCCAACTGCAGGCATGGAACTGCTTCGTCCTGCGTTCAAATCAGGAATTGGACTTGGTACCGATGCGGGTGTCGACAAACTCCTTCCGTTAGCTGTCATTTTTGTGTCAGTTGTCTTGGGGGTTATAGCAATCACTCAGGCTCAACGCCGTATCCCGATTCAAAGTGCTAAGCATGTCCGTGGTCGCCGAGTTCTTGGTGGACAACGTCAGTTTTTACCGTTGCGGGTTAACCAGGCTGGCGTGATGCCGATCATCTTCGCTTCGAGTCTGTTGATGTTTCCGATGTTTATCTTCGGTTACCTGAATCAAGCTTTTCCAAACAGCTCGTTTCTCTCAATGGCGAACAGTACTTTCGGTGGTGGACGAGGATTGATCTACAACTTGGTTTACGTCGGCCTGATCTTCTTCTTCTGTTATTTCTGGACAAGCATTACCTTTAATCCAAAGGATATGGCTGAGAACCTCAAGGATTACGGAAGTTTTGTTCCGGGGTATCGACCAGGCTCTCATACAGAGAAATACCTGGATCAAGTCATGACACGTATCACTTATGTTGGAGCAGGATTCTTGGCCTTGATCGCCATTATTCCAACATTGGTTGCGAGCGGGATGAGTATTTCATTCATGATCGCCAGTTTCTATGGGGGAACCGGTTTGCTCATTGTCGTCTCTGTGGCTTTGGATCTAGTCCAGAAGATTGATTCGCATTTGGTCATGCGAAACAAACCTGGA from Thalassoglobus polymorphus includes the following:
- the rplE gene encoding 50S ribosomal protein L5, translated to MARFKEKYNTEIVPKLSDQLGRENRHSLPKIEKIVVSMGVGAAIQDQKVLDEALGYLMQITGQKPSVRRSRKSIAQFKLREGMRIGGAVTLRKQRMYEFLDRLITLVLPRVRDFRGVNPNAFDGRGNYSLGLSEQVVFPEVNADKVKNIQGMNIAIVTSAENDDEARLLLKEFGMPFKDPSKKR
- a CDS encoding type Z 30S ribosomal protein S14, yielding MASKSKIAKASRTPKFSSRIERRCALCGRPRAVYRKFKVCRICFRDLCLDGVVPGMKKASW
- the rpsH gene encoding 30S ribosomal protein S8, with protein sequence MMTDPIADMLTRIRNAIQIERPFVDIPLSKVKIGIAEVLQREGYIWDFEVVEQEPQSILRVNLKYSPTGERVIQKISRVSKPGRRVYVDYRNLPEVLDGMGICVMSTNQGVLSNREAKKNHVGGEVICEVW
- the rplF gene encoding 50S ribosomal protein L6 produces the protein MSRIGKKPIPVAVGTEVTISDGVIQVKGKNGELSFEHHPNIEVVWNDSDRVVQVSRPNDQPQNRALHGLTRALIANMVEGVNEPFVRKLEIQGVGYQATLNGKELALQVGFANTVRLPVPENVSCELPNSTSIVVKSTDKQAVGQFAANIRRVRPPEPYKGKGIRYEGEQVRRKSGKAFGS
- the rplR gene encoding 50S ribosomal protein L18, producing the protein MKVGKRIAVQRVRRQNHVRNRVRATGRLRLTVCRSNRNISAQIIDDETGRTLVSASTLEKELGGAGKAHGNVESAKKVGKALGERAVKAGITAVAFDRGSYKFHGRVAAIAEAIRESGVNV
- the rpsE gene encoding 30S ribosomal protein S5 — encoded protein: MAHQDSGQGTKNPERVVQIRRCACVVKGGRRFSFASLVVVGDENGRVGYGYGKGTEVPVAVEKATKQANRSMHPVSLDGTTIPHQVEGRFGASKVLLMPAAPGTGIIAGETVRAVVELVGVKDILTKCRGSANPVNLVKATFDALLKLRTKDDVARLRGVEI
- the rplO gene encoding 50S ribosomal protein L15; this translates as MMINDVHQGITKNKNRKRVGRGVGSGHGKTCGRGHKGAGSRRGHSKRLGFAGGQMPLFRLVAKRGFNNNAFSKKVIAVNIGTLQKHFEDGSEVNPETLKRIGLAKGTYDFIKILGDGELSSKLVIKAHRFSKSALEKIEASGGTAEILV
- the secY gene encoding preprotein translocase subunit SecY; its protein translation is MLSRLKTVFTIPELRQKVMITLILLGVYRMGFSIPLPFIDQAAFAENFKNMAGQQGMGQVLQAVALLSASKLGNATIFGLGIMPYISASIIFQLLGQVYPPLEALQKEGETGRKKINEYTRYATVVICLGQSFFWIRMLSSGGMGQGMVLEDYSGFFYVMVATITMTTGTLLLMWIGEQIDEYGIGNGISLLIMAGILAQMPTAGMELLRPAFKSGIGLGTDAGVDKLLPLAVIFVSVVLGVIAITQAQRRIPIQSAKHVRGRRVLGGQRQFLPLRVNQAGVMPIIFASSLLMFPMFIFGYLNQAFPNSSFLSMANSTFGGGRGLIYNLVYVGLIFFFCYFWTSITFNPKDMAENLKDYGSFVPGYRPGSHTEKYLDQVMTRITYVGAGFLALIAIIPTLVASGMSISFMIASFYGGTGLLIVVSVALDLVQKIDSHLVMRNKPGMLESEDV